Within Acidimicrobiales bacterium, the genomic segment AGTTATCCACATCTTGCCTTCGGGAACGTAAAGAAATCCGTTGTTGTCCCGAATCTGCGCCTTGATATCGGATATGGAGCCGACGCGAATCTTGGACCCAAACCCGCCGGTGCTCTGAGGCCAGAGAAAACCGACGACAGCTGCACCGAATCCTGACAAAGAGAAAGTCATGAGCCCGACGATGCTGCGATTGAAAAACTGACGCCGCGTCACACCCACTGCCTCGGGGTCTAGCGGCACGTACACCTCGGGCTCTGCCTTCGAGACGGGCACGATTTCCCCAGGCGGCTCCCGCCTGGTACGAACCTGCTCCATCTCCCAAGCCCGTCCGTGACGCCTATGCGAGAACATTTCGCCGAGTCGCTTTCTACCACGTCTATCCCGTTGAATCGTCTCGCGAGCGAGAGCGCCGGTGGCTGCGCCAGTCTGCTTCCGGTGCGCGGCCGAAACGACCACCACACCAGCCAATGCGATCACACCCAATACCACTAGGGTTGTCACGAGCGGATCCACGTCGACCCTCCCCTCACAACTCGAAGAACAACCCGTCGATCCACGGCCAAGCGAAGTTGAAGCCTGTTCCGCGGAAGAACGAGCCGATCATCACCAACACCGCCCAATACATGAGATGAACGGTGAAGAGAGTGACCGCCACCTTGCGATCCTCGGGCTTGTTGGACGGATTCCTGTCGATGTAGGGCGCCAGAATCAAGAGAAAGATTCCCATACCCGGAATCGTCACTCCTGCGATCATCGGATGGAACATCGTCAAGAGTTCCTGCAGACCGAGGAAATACCACGGAGCTTTCGAAGGATTTGGAGTTTGATTGGGATTTGCCAGTTCGAGCAGTGGCGCGTTCACGAACACCGAGAAGACGAAGATGAAAGCCAACATCAGCAGTGAGGCTACGAATTCGACTGCCAAGAGATGGGGCCACACGTGAACCTTGTCCTGCGGCTTGGCCTTCACGTCCTGAATGGACCCGGCCTTCACCACTGCGAGAAGCCGCTGAGTATGGCCCCCCGGCCCGGTGGCTCCGGGCGCGGGAGTGGGTGGCGCGGCGACCGTCGCTACTGCCGTCGCGACACCGCCTCCGCCCTCTTCACCACCTCCCGTAGCGCCCCTCGCCCTTTCTCTTGCCGCCTTCGAACGTTCCAGCAGATGAGCGGGAATCCGGTCCGACGACGAGCTAGCGCCCTGCTTGGACGCCGTCGCAGCAGCGGGTGCCGTCGAGGTTTCGGCCGCCTCTTGGGGTGCATCTGCTCCGGCAGCGCGTGCCTGAGCCTTTTTCTTCGCGGCCTTCGCCCTGTTCAGTAGATGCTCCGGTACTTCGACCATGTCTCACCGAACCTCAATCATCAAAGCGGACCCGAAATACCGCCATCCTTGCGCACTCTCCAGAAATGGACAGCAAGGAAGATGACCAGCACGAAGGGCAGGAAGAGAACATGCAGCACATACCACCTGATCAACGTGTTGGTACTTATCTCCACACCGCCCAAGAGAACGAACCGGACCTGGCTACCGAAGACGGGGGTGTATCCCATCATGTTCGTACCCACCGTGACGGCCCACAACGCCAGTTGGTCCCAGGGAAGGAGATAGCCGGTGAACGAAAGCAGCAAGGTGAGCGTGAGGAGTATGACTCCGACCACCCAGTTGAATTCGCGGGGCGGCTTGTAGGCACCGTGGTAGAAAACGCGCGCCATGTGCAGGAACACCGAGAGCACCATGAGGTGTGCCCCCCATCGGTGCATGTTCCGCACTAGCAGCCCGAAGGTCACCGATGTTTGCAACGACTTGATGTCGTCCCACGCCACGGAAGCTTCGGGTCTATAGAAAAACATGAGAAATATTCCGGTGACCGTCAGGAGGATGAAGAGGAAGAAGCTCAGGCCGCCTAGACACAGCGTGTAGCTGACCTTCACAGCGTGTCTCTTCACCTTCACGGGGTGGAGGTGATAGAGAACGCTGTTCATTATCACGTAGGACCGGTTCCGGGGGCTGTCCGTATAGCCCTTTCGAAAGATGGATCCCGGTCGAAATACGGAGTTCCAGGCTTGTGAGTCCTGGACACGCTCGGCCAACTGGCCGACGCGCTCCATGACTTTCACCCCACCGTTTCGTCTGTGCCCGTTTCCGTTCATGCCAAACGCATCCCGTACGCGTATCCGTGACTCGAGGTTCTCTGGTGAGGATCACCTTCACCAGTAGGTTCTCCCACCTTTCCCAAGATGATGACCCCGGTGGGACACCTGTCTACACAGAGTGCACACCTGGTACACACGTCGTCGTCTATGACGAATACGACGTGATCCCTGGGATCGGTTCCCGGTTTCTCCACATCGATGGCCTCATCCACCGCGTCGGTGGAGAGCATGAAGATGCACTTCCAAGGACAGATGTCTACGCAACCCTCACAGAGGATGCACTCCGACTGGTCGATGTGGATGAACTGCTTGGGCTTCACCGCTTTGGACAACCAGTCGGCGTCCACTTCCTTCAAGACGTAATCGTCCCGAAACTCCGGCATGGGTGGATTGGCATCGGTGCGCGCCATCTCAGGCCTCCTTCAACAAAGGCCGCCCGTAATCGGATTTCGGAACGACCACCTTCTCCTCACCTCGACCCTGCCACCAAGCCCAGCCTGCGATCTGGGCCGCCAGGAACACGACGTGGAGGACCACGACCACGATGTCTCTCAGCACCTGGTAAGTCACGGTGAACGGGAGCCACTTGTCCACCACACCGCCTGGACCCAGCACGATCTTGTCCACACGCCAGCCGAGGTCACTGTCCGCGAACGTCAGCCACAGGTGCGGGACAACGCCGTATGCCCACCACATGAGGAAGAACAGATAGGTCGCCGCGACGAGAGCCTCCCCCCAGGTAACCCGCCTACCGCGGGGATAGCGCTTGGCCACGGCTGGCAACGGCGCGAGCGCCACGACCAGCACCAGCAACGACGCAACGAAGGCAACCACCGGGTTCGAAACCCTCCTGCTCGTGAATTCGCTCACAATCGTACAGCGCAGGGTCCTCGCCACTGCAAAGCGGCGAGTCTCGTACGACCATCCAGGGAGTCGACTCGATCGGCGCGGGCGGCGCTTCCGAAACGACGACCTGGGCAGCCCTGGGCGAGTCTCGAACCAGCGAGTCTCGAACCAGTGGCGATGATCCGGAACAGCCAGAAGTCCCCGTCACCCCGACCCATCAGACATCACCCGCCAGGTCCCCCGGCGGTTTGGTGCAGAGACTGGGCTGTCGCGTACTCTCCTCGGTCAGATGGTCGAAGTTCCAGAACATCTACTGCAGAGATCACGTGCCAGGCGTGCCGCTCTCGGCCTCGGAGGTGGAGAAGCCGCGCCCGAGGCGCCGCGTAAGGAGGAGGCCAAGGCAGAGTCTTCTGACGCTCCCAAGCCAGTCGCGCGGGACGAAAGCGGGGCTCCCACGCCGGCGGCCGAGGCTGCACCCCGAAAGCCGGTTACCAGACCACTCTCTGCACCGGCCAGGGCCGCACTCTCGAGACCGAAGGTCCCTTGGTGGGCCATGCCCGTGCTGGCCTTCCTGCCTATCTGGGCGGTTCTTTATGCGGGCAGCCTGTCGCCGGCGGACACCGGGGAGGAGTCCCAATTGGACCTGGGAGCTTCGGTGTATGCCTCCAACTGTGCGAGCTGCCACGGAGCGACGGGCGGGGGTGGCGCGGGCCCTGCCCTCGCCGGTGGAGCCGTCTTGGAGACGTTCCCCGAGATAGCCGACCACCTGCATTGGGTGGCCGTCGGGTCAGGTGGTTGGCCCGAGGAGACGTACGGCGCGAACAAGAAGAAGGTGGCTGGCGGCATGCCCGGCTGGGGGGCGAACCTGACTCCCGAGGAGCTCTTGGCGGTCGTTCGTTACGAACGTGAGGTGCTGGGAGGCGAAGAGGTCGATCCGGGTCTCTTGGCAGAAGACGGATCGCTGCTCCACGAAAACGGCACTCCGTGGCTCGACGAGTCGGGCGCTCTCGTGGACGAGTCGGGCACCCCACTGCTCGACTCGTCGGGGAACTGGGCAGGCTCGTGAGACCGGTCTCTCTCGCCACACCGAGCTCCCGTCTCCTCTTCGAGCCCAAGGCCTGCTAGCACTGCGGGTCGTGCGGTTCGGCTCGGCAACCCGATCCGACGCGGAGGTTGTCGTCGTCGGAGCAGGCCCTGCCGGTGCGTCCTGCGCCTTCTGGCTCGCACTGTGCGGCCATGAGGTGATCGTTCTGGAGAAGAAGCGGCTCCCCCGCGAGAAGACGTGTGGGGACGGACTGACACCCCGCGCAGTCCACGAGCTCGCGACCATCGGTATCGATCCCGCCTCCCGTGGATGGCATCGCGTCGACGGACTGCGCGCCACCGCCGGCGAGTTGACCGTCGAACTCCCCTGGCCGAGCCACCCTGTATACCCACCGTACGGCTATGTCGTGAGAAGGAAGGATCTCGATCTCGCGGTCGCAGAAGCCGCCGGCAAAGCCGGTGCACTGATATTGGAAGGGGTCGAAGCACTAGCTCCGATGGTCGAGAGAGGAGCAGTCAGAGGAGTAGTGGCCAAGGAGGCGGCGGGAGGCGAACGCGTGTTCCGATCGCAGGTCCTCGTCGTGGCGGACGGCGCGAATTCGAGGATCGGCAGAGCACTAGGAGCTGCTCGCCGGCGTTCGCTTCCGTTCGGCATGGCGATCCGCGGATACGTGACCAGTCCGCTGCACGACGATCGCTGGCTCGAGAGTTGTCTCGACATTCGAGATCGGCACGGTCGCAGCCTCCCGGGATACGGATGGGTCTTTCCGTTGGGTGATGGTTGGCTTAACGTCGGCGTGGGCCTGCTCTCCACCTACAGGTACTGGCGCTCGGTGAACACGACACGGCTGTACGAGTCCTATGTCGAATCGCTTCCCACGCGATGGAGAGTAGGGCCGCACAGCGACAGAACTGCACCGGTGGGAGGAAAGCTCCCCATGGGCGGGTCGGTGAGCCCTACGAGCGGTGACGGATGGCTGGCCATCGGAGACGCCGCTGCATCGATCAACCCGTTCAACGGGGAAGGCATCGACTACGCCTACGAGACCGGGCGACTAGCCGCTCAGGTACTCGACCGAGCGCTGAGACGTGGCAGACCCGACGATCTTCACCTCTATCCGAATCTGGTCGTCGACCGGTACGGCGACTACTGGCGCACCGGCCGGCAGTTCGCCCGCCTGATCGGGGATCCACGCGTCATGCGCGTCCTCACACGAGTGGGATTGCGATCACCTCGGCTGATGTCATGGGTGTTGCGGATCATGGCCAACCTGTTGCGCCCAGGCGTTCGTTCCCCCGCAGAGGTGACCTACGAGCTGATCGAACGAATCGCCGTGGTGATCCCAGAGTGACCGCGGGCTGCCCAGTCCGCCATCAAACCGATCGAGACCAGATTCGACACCTAGAGATGCAGCATCTCCAGGGCTCTGATCAGGGCACCCACACGAAGCTCGTCGGTCTTGGGCAGCACGACGGGTCCGGACGACCGGGGTGGAGGCGAGCTCGGCTTGGGCACCTGAACGGTCGGAAGGGGCGGAGAGATCGACGTGGTCGTAGAGATGTGCATGGTCTGCCGCGGCGGTGTCGGTGGAAGAGGCAGTGACTCTGGCACAGACGGGAGAGGAGGTGGCGGCGAGGGCGGAACAGTCGTCGAAGTGGTGGGCGGAGCGGGTTCCACGAAGCGCTGCGTCACCCAGATGAGCCCCACGTCGTCGTGATATACACCGACCCCCACGTAGGTCATCCCTGGATCGAGGATGTTGGCCCTGTGGCTCGGACTGTTCATGAAGCCCTGCTGGATGAGCACGGTCTCGGTTCCGAAGCCGACGTTCTCGGCGACGCGGAGCCAGTCCACCTCTACTCCCTCGAGAGGGTCGGGTGAATGCTGCAGATTGCCGATTTCGGCCATATACCGCGACCAGTCACGTGCGCTCGTGACGAGGTCGTTCAAGGGTTCGAGCGGCGCCAGACCACTCTCCGACCGGATTTCGTTCATCCAGTCGATCCAGGCTCGCTCTTCGGCGGTCGGCCCTCCGGCCGCTCGCCCTGGGAAGACTGTCGACCGCCGCGCCGCAGCAAGGTTCCACCACTCTGCCGACCGCGTGAGTGCCGAGACGGGAGTGGGCAGAGACGCAGACGCCGCGGCGAACGAGAGGACGATCGCGAGAAACATCGACGGGCGACGGCCGAACATTCGGGGCTCCTTTGTGTGGCGGTGTCCTGAAACCTCCTTTCATCGCCAACGGGCCCCTGCCCTGGCCTCGTTTCCCTCCGTCGCCTTGCGTCATCTGCATCGGCATTTCGACTTGGGTCTTTAGGACTAGCTGCGATTCACAGCGTGGTCCGTTCGCCCCCTGACTGGTAGGTCTCCCGACCGGACACCGGTCGCTCGAGGCCGGCCGGTCTCGGCCGTGGAAGCGGAGCATCGAGACGGCCATTTGATTCAGGTTTCGAGCTCTCCACGCCCACCTGTCCAGACGAGCCT encodes:
- a CDS encoding drug:proton antiporter, whose translation is MRFGSATRSDAEVVVVGAGPAGASCAFWLALCGHEVIVLEKKRLPREKTCGDGLTPRAVHELATIGIDPASRGWHRVDGLRATAGELTVELPWPSHPVYPPYGYVVRRKDLDLAVAEAAGKAGALILEGVEALAPMVERGAVRGVVAKEAAGGERVFRSQVLVVADGANSRIGRALGAARRRSLPFGMAIRGYVTSPLHDDRWLESCLDIRDRHGRSLPGYGWVFPLGDGWLNVGVGLLSTYRYWRSVNTTRLYESYVESLPTRWRVGPHSDRTAPVGGKLPMGGSVSPTSGDGWLAIGDAAASINPFNGEGIDYAYETGRLAAQVLDRALRRGRPDDLHLYPNLVVDRYGDYWRTGRQFARLIGDPRVMRVLTRVGLRSPRLMSWVLRIMANLLRPGVRSPAEVTYELIERIAVVIPE